A window of Pseudomonas monteilii contains these coding sequences:
- a CDS encoding chemotaxis protein produces the protein MQFLTLLGGSLAAMLLIAMVCFQFLSASVRDYGELIDGPLRESQLIDEANLQFKIQVQEWKNVLLRGREPAELDKYWQQFQAREQQVQQLLGQLIAGGDAELRDPLTQLKQSHQQLGEAYARGRQAFLAAGGDPRAGDLAVKGVDRAASEQMSALVERLRGEAREQAQGINARAERTVMVGVLVMLASALLVGVLSLWLLNRTLIAPIRVLIDYVAQLSQGRFAARVADGRQDELGRLAVAANTLRDFLADTIGSLKRNTVELETASDQLRGVAGDMALGTHDQFQRTDQVATAMHEMSATAQDVARHAADAAQAADEADHNAQAGERVMQTTIDLIEQVNREIAGTAEVIRHLESDSTRIGKVLEVIRGIAEQTNLLALNAAIEAARAGEAGRGFAVVADEVRSLAQRTAASIAEIHQIIEAVQCGAVDAVKAIESGQQRSEAGAGQVVEAGRMLQRITTSVEAIRDMNRQIATAAEEQTSVADDISRNLVEITRIATDNQQAVQQTEQAGQRLHALSGQLGTLTARLSA, from the coding sequence GTGCAATTTCTCACCCTGCTGGGCGGTAGCCTGGCGGCGATGCTGCTGATCGCCATGGTCTGCTTCCAGTTCCTGTCCGCCAGCGTGCGCGACTACGGCGAGCTGATCGACGGCCCCTTACGCGAATCGCAACTGATCGACGAAGCCAACCTCCAGTTCAAGATTCAGGTCCAGGAATGGAAGAACGTGCTGTTGCGCGGTCGTGAACCCGCCGAACTCGACAAGTACTGGCAGCAGTTCCAGGCACGCGAGCAGCAGGTGCAACAGCTGCTCGGCCAACTGATCGCGGGGGGCGATGCGGAGCTGCGTGACCCGCTGACCCAGCTCAAGCAAAGCCATCAGCAGTTGGGCGAGGCCTACGCGCGCGGACGGCAAGCCTTCCTTGCCGCTGGCGGTGACCCACGCGCGGGCGATCTGGCGGTCAAGGGCGTGGATCGCGCGGCCAGCGAGCAGATGAGCGCCCTGGTCGAGCGACTGCGCGGGGAGGCCCGTGAACAGGCCCAAGGCATCAATGCACGCGCTGAGCGCACCGTCATGGTGGGCGTGCTGGTCATGCTGGCCTCGGCGCTGCTGGTCGGTGTGTTGAGCCTATGGCTGCTCAATCGCACGCTGATCGCACCGATCCGCGTGCTGATCGACTACGTCGCCCAGCTCAGCCAAGGCCGTTTCGCCGCACGGGTCGCTGACGGTCGCCAGGACGAACTGGGTCGCCTGGCCGTCGCCGCCAACACGTTGCGCGACTTTCTGGCCGACACCATCGGCAGCCTCAAGCGCAACACCGTGGAACTGGAAACCGCCAGCGACCAATTGCGCGGCGTGGCCGGTGACATGGCGCTCGGCACCCATGATCAGTTCCAGCGTACCGACCAGGTCGCCACCGCCATGCATGAAATGTCCGCCACGGCGCAGGACGTGGCCCGCCATGCGGCGGATGCGGCCCAGGCGGCCGATGAGGCCGACCACAATGCCCAGGCTGGCGAGCGGGTGATGCAGACCACCATCGACCTGATCGAGCAGGTCAACCGTGAAATCGCCGGCACTGCCGAGGTGATTCGCCATCTGGAAAGCGACAGCACGCGCATCGGCAAGGTGCTGGAGGTGATTCGCGGCATCGCCGAGCAGACCAACCTGCTGGCGCTCAATGCCGCCATCGAAGCGGCCCGTGCCGGTGAGGCCGGCCGCGGGTTCGCCGTGGTCGCGGACGAGGTGCGCAGCCTGGCCCAGCGCACGGCGGCTTCGATCGCCGAAATCCACCAGATCATCGAAGCCGTGCAGTGCGGCGCGGTCGACGCCGTCAAGGCCATCGAGAGCGGCCAGCAACGCAGTGAAGCCGGGGCAGGGCAGGTAGTCGAGGCGGGCCGGATGCTGCAACGCATCACCACATCGGTGGAAGCGATCCGCGACATGAACCGGCAGATCGCCACGGCGGCCGAAGAGCAGACCAGCGTGGCCGACGACATCTCGCGCAACCTGGTGGAAATCACCCGGATCGCCACGGACAACCAGCAGGCCGTGCAGCAGACCGAGCAGGCCGGGCAACGCTTGCATGCCCTGTCCGGGCAGCTGGGCACGCTCACGGCTCGGTTGAGTGCATGA
- a CDS encoding ABC transporter ATP-binding protein — protein MRSPLSSPQRQALRLAWRFVRPYRTRLLLALLALVVTAGVTLSLGQGIRLLVDQGFMTRSPHLLNQSIGVFMGLVLALALGTFSRFYLVSWIGERCVADLRRAVFDHLLSLHPGFFEDNRSAEIQSRLTTDTTLLQSVIGSSLSMFLRNLLMVIGGIVLLFVTNPKLTSIVVAALPLVLAPILLFGRSVRRLSRQSQDRVADVGSYVAETLGQIKTVQAYNHQACDRQRFADTVEAAFDVARRRIAQRAWLITLVIGLVLGAVGVMLWVGGMDVIAGRISSGELAAFVFYSLIVGSAFGTLSEVIGELQRAAGAAERIAELLAARSQILPPASPAPIPAGRATGRVELQDVHFAYPSRPGVAALDGLDLCIEPGQTVALVGPSGAGKSTLFDLLLRFYDPQRGVIRLDSQAIDTLDPAMLRRQFALVAQQPALFRGSVEDNLRYARPDARQADVEAAARGAHAHDFILRLPDGYQTLLGDGGTGLSGGQRQRLAIARALLADAPILLLDEATSALDAQSEHLIQQALPSLMAGRTTLVIAHRLATVQHADRIAVMDQGRVVAIGTHRQLLDSSPLYARLAALQFGQSAGDVGQIFNL, from the coding sequence ATGCGCTCACCGCTGTCTTCCCCGCAACGTCAGGCCCTGCGCCTGGCCTGGCGCTTCGTCCGTCCCTACCGTACGCGCCTGCTGCTGGCCCTGTTGGCCCTGGTGGTGACCGCCGGTGTCACCCTGTCCTTGGGGCAAGGGATCCGGTTGCTGGTCGACCAGGGATTCATGACCCGCTCGCCGCACCTGCTCAACCAGTCCATTGGTGTGTTCATGGGCCTGGTGCTGGCCTTGGCCCTCGGCACCTTCAGCCGCTTCTACCTGGTCTCGTGGATCGGCGAGCGTTGCGTGGCCGACCTGCGCCGTGCGGTGTTCGATCACCTGCTGAGCCTGCATCCCGGCTTTTTCGAGGACAATCGCAGCGCCGAGATCCAGTCGCGGCTGACCACCGACACCACGCTGTTGCAGTCGGTGATCGGCTCCTCCCTGTCGATGTTCCTGCGCAACCTGCTGATGGTGATCGGCGGCATCGTCCTGCTATTCGTCACCAACCCCAAGCTCACCAGCATCGTGGTCGCCGCCTTGCCCCTGGTGCTGGCGCCGATCCTGCTGTTCGGCCGCAGCGTGCGCCGGCTGTCGCGCCAGAGCCAGGACCGGGTCGCCGACGTCGGCAGCTACGTGGCCGAAACCCTGGGCCAGATCAAGACCGTGCAGGCTTACAACCACCAAGCCTGCGACCGCCAGCGTTTCGCCGACACGGTGGAGGCTGCCTTCGACGTCGCCCGGCGCCGTATCGCCCAGCGTGCCTGGCTGATCACCCTGGTCATCGGACTGGTGCTCGGCGCGGTCGGGGTGATGCTCTGGGTCGGCGGCATGGACGTGATCGCCGGGCGCATCTCCAGCGGTGAACTGGCGGCCTTCGTCTTCTACAGCCTGATCGTCGGCAGCGCCTTTGGCACCTTGAGCGAGGTGATCGGCGAGCTGCAACGCGCCGCCGGGGCCGCCGAGCGCATCGCCGAGCTGCTCGCCGCCCGCAGCCAGATCCTGCCACCGGCCTCTCCTGCGCCCATACCCGCAGGACGCGCCACCGGCCGGGTCGAGTTGCAGGACGTTCATTTCGCCTACCCGTCGCGTCCCGGCGTCGCGGCGCTGGACGGTCTGGACCTGTGCATCGAGCCCGGCCAGACGGTGGCGCTGGTCGGCCCGTCGGGCGCCGGCAAGTCGACCCTGTTCGACCTGTTGCTGCGTTTCTACGACCCCCAGCGGGGCGTCATCCGCCTCGATAGCCAAGCCATCGACACGCTGGACCCGGCCATGCTGCGCCGTCAGTTCGCCCTGGTCGCGCAGCAACCTGCGCTGTTTCGCGGCAGCGTCGAGGACAACCTGCGCTACGCCAGGCCCGACGCCCGCCAGGCCGACGTCGAAGCGGCCGCCCGTGGCGCCCATGCCCACGACTTCATCCTGCGCTTGCCCGACGGTTACCAGACCCTGCTGGGCGACGGTGGCACTGGTCTGTCCGGCGGCCAGCGTCAGCGCCTGGCGATCGCCCGCGCCTTGCTGGCCGACGCACCGATCCTGCTCCTGGACGAGGCGACCAGCGCGCTGGATGCCCAGAGCGAACACCTGATCCAGCAAGCGTTGCCTTCGCTCATGGCAGGGCGCACCACCCTGGTGATCGCCCATCGCCTGGCCACGGTGCAGCATGCCGACCGTATCGCCGTCATGGACCAGGGTCGCGTGGTCGCCATCGGCACCCACCGTCAGTTGCTCGACAGCAGCCCGTTGTATGCCCGGCTGGCGGCCTTGCAGTTCGGTCAGTCGGCAGGCGATGTAGGACAAATCTTTAATCTGTAA